In Euleptes europaea isolate rEulEur1 chromosome 10, rEulEur1.hap1, whole genome shotgun sequence, the genomic window AGGAGCTGTctgtgctcttctggctccatcgactcattagctcatgtgctcttggaatgtcattcctatgaggaccttagagcacgatatctctctcctcttttaatacataaagccAATGCTTCTGTGACTGATATAACGCCTCTTTTACTAAGTGAtcgggatcccaaggctacattagcagtgacaaaatttatctcagtccttatttccctcaaacattagattaaaaactatgctgctcaagatcagtggatcaaggagagagggagaaagggatggAAAGGAAAACCCCACAACGTTCACATACAAAGTAATAAAAGGCGTCCTGATGGTCCAGGAAGGAGGTTTCTGCCAGCCCTTCAGCCGCATTCTTGGATGCATCTCCAGCGGGTTGAAAATAACCTTCGTTCAAGAGGGCAGACGCCAGCAGTAGACCCTCTTGGCGGTTTCGGATGGAGTTGTTTGACAATAGCCAGTCAATGACACAGCTGCCTAGTGGGAGCCGAGGACAGAGATGAGGCATGAAACACGGAAATACGCTacggttgccagctgtgggttgagaaatacctggagattttgggggccgagtctggggtgggcggggtttggggaggggcttcaatgccatagagttcaatggccaaagcagccatttttgtctTAATCAGCATATTTAATTTTAGTTTGTTTTTGTGAACATGGCAGGGAGAGACTCTGGAGGGCTTTAAAGATGTTTTGCTCTTCTTATCGAATGACCTGCCTTTCTTTagggtttatgtatttattttcaatttataccctgccctctgtCCCCGGCTGATAGATATATCATCAATCAGCCACGTGTTATTTCCCTATTCTAAATCTTAATGGATGTATAAAATTACATCTTTATGGTGAGAAGAGTTGTATAAATAagaaatctctccccccaccccacccaaaataggtttgccagctccaggttgggaaatacctggagatttgggggatggagcctgaggagggcggggtttggggaggggaaggacttcaatgctatggagtccaatttccaaagcggccattttttccagggaaaactgatctctatcggctggagatcagttgtaatagcgggagatctccagccaccacctggaggttaaactgaGACAAAAGTTGCACACGTACTAATATAGTCAGGCTGTGAGaaagaatagtacaaggctctcagCTTACTGCAAAAACATACATTAAATAGTGAAACAGTGAACGTGCAAACatacatcaaaggaaacttatcaaaaacTAAGACTGACAAATTATAGAAAACAAAGTAGTGAAGGCTACGACAGTATCAACAAGCTACTATATACAAAAGATAAGAAATTTATAGTTGGTCTCGTAAGACTCCAGTAAATTCCATCTACGCTTTATTCCCACAGGAAACGGGAAAGATGACAGACGTCAGAAGGAgttggaacgccgtccggatgctttgcgttttcactgctcctcgggcagcttcatcagctctccatttaacaggagtcaaagctccttaaGAATGAAATAGACTTCTAATAATACTGGTGCTTTTTCAGCGCCCGACGGGCTGCTCCGCTCTAGACTGCTTAGCAGTTTTCACTGTTTCACTatttaatatatgtttttgcagtaaGCTGAGAGCCTTGCACTATTCTTTCtcacaaccacctggaggttggcaaccctacccccaaaagaAACACACAACATGAAAAGCTATTCATATGAATAAGGGCTCTCTACCTGTGAAGCAGTGGTTGAAAATTTTCTTGTCTTTTTCCAGTTTCATTTCTCTGATTCCTTTGTCTGGGTCCTTCATTGAGAGATACAAAGTGCTGTGCGGGGAAAGAAGCATGGGATAATTGGAGAAGCACGTTAAGTTGCAGTGTAATTACTGGTAAGTCTTTTTGTCCTCAAATAAAATGCAAAGACGACCTACTGATCTCCCTGTGGAAGGAAATACAGAGTCTCATATTTATATTATGCACAGAATTATAAGGGACTGTTGAATTTTGTATTTTGTGAAGCTTACTTTGCATTTTGTatgttgtggtacttacctggGTGGCTGCGTGCGTTTCAGCTGTAAGTCGGTCATGCTGTATATGTCTTATGTGTTATTGTTCATGGTTGATATTGTGATATGTCGATAAATCGCTGTACTTTAGACAAATATATATGGTTGTATTAATTTTGGAGAGATGGTCTGTATATAGCACATACAGCTGTGAGTTGTACATTGGTCAGCTTGCTGTGTCAAACCGCCAGGCAACCCCTACCTCCCCACCTTCAACTTGCATTTTGAACACTGTGGGTGGAACATTACTTTGGCGAGGTGTTTTGGGAAGAGAAAGGGCTAACACAGACACTTAACGGCTTCTCCCTTTTAAATTTCTGCAGCTTCCCTCCAACAGAAAGTTCCAATAAAGAGCTGTTTTATGCGTATTTGTGCATTACGGTATTTTCTATGGGGGAGCTCCATCTAATTGTTAATACTTTTGAAATGATTGTTTTAGGATGCTAGAGCATGTTTATATAGTCCAACGATGGACTTCTGCTGGAACCAAGTTAAAAGACCTTTTCCTCAACATACCCCAAGTTGATGGATGAAGGCAGCTTGATAGACTTCCGAGTAGATTTCCTGGAAAACCTTTTGCCTCCCTCAATGCATTTAATGGCTTTCCTGATGTCTTTCACCCAGGCATCTCTTTCCTCGAGGTGAGAGGCTTGGAAGAAGTGGTCCTGCTGTTTGGTGGTGGTGAGCTTGACAACAAACTAGAATAGATTTTGTCAAGGTTAATGCCTATCCATTGCATGAATAGCgatacattttggaggacaattCATGCCAACAAACAGCAAACTGCCATGTCCAAAACAACCTGCTAAAAAGGGCAAGCGTCggaacaggccctgacctggatggcccaggctagcgttatctcgtcagatctcgaaagctaagcagggtctgccctggtcagtacttggatgggagcccaccaaggaagtggATCCTAGagatttctctccaggatcagatgggcatgcctattatattatatcagatgctttggagcacaggcaggagaatgctgcggCAACTgtcttgcttttgggcttcccagaggcacctgtttggccactgtgtgaacagactgctggacttgatgggcctgggtctgatccagcagggcttttcttatgttcataagtccagggtcgctacacagaggcaggcaatggcaaaccaccttggtctgtcaaccctgacctggatgggccaggctagcccaatcttatcagcaGGGTCGGCtccagttagtacttgaatgggagaccaccaaggaagtccagggtcactacacagaggcaggcaatagccaaCCACTTCTGTctttgccctcacctggatggaccaggctagcctgatctcatcagacctcagaagctaagatgGGTTGGCCCCATTaaatacttggataggagacccatgaaggaagtccagggtcactgtacAGAATAAGGCAAcggtgaaccacctctgcttgtcttttgccctgacctggatggcccaggctagccaatcttgttagatctcagaagataagcaggattggccccggttaggacttggatgggagaccaccaaggaaatctagggttgatacacagaggcaggcaatggtctcattaagtcagctgtgacttgatggcactttacacacacaccgtgGGAACAGACAGTAAAAGCACTGTCTTCAACTGGGTTAGACCTTTCTATGTCCATTGAAGCCCATGGGCACAAATCCACATAGTTCTCACAAGAACGATAATGCATTTACTGAACTCGAAGGGGCTCGATCACAACCGTAGCTCAGCCAGACATCTTGGTCAATTTTAACTCAGTTAGTTTTAGGGgtgctggaactagggttgccagtacggttgccaggtccctctttgccaccggagggagattttttttgggaggagcctgaggagggcggggtttgaggagggaagggacttcagtgccagagtccaatggccaaagtgtccattttctccaggggaactgatctctatcagctggagatcagttgtaatagcgggagatcttctgctactacctggaggttaagcaaaaaagGGGTTTTGATATAACAAGCTCACAAGCCACAAATAATAAGAATTAGCAGTGTCTATGTCAATTTGAATTATATTATGTAAGCAACATACAACATCACAAGCCATGCATCAAAAAGCATATTACAGCATATGGTTAAATAATATGGTACAAATGTCTCCACAACACAATATAGAACCAGTGTACAATGTAAGGTGAAAGTCCCAAGAAGTACAACTTTCACCTTGTACACTGGTTCTGTATTGTGTTGTGGAGACATTTGTACCTTATTATTTAACCACATGCTGTAATATTCTTTTTGATGCATGGCTTGTGATGTTGTATGTTACTTACataatataatttaaattgaCAGACACTGCTAATTCTTAttatttgtggcttgtgtgcttgttatatcAAAACCCCTTTTTTGCTTAGCTTAATAACAGCGCACGCTCTTTAattactactacctggaggttggcaaccctaagccttatgagggcagggtttggggaggggagggttttcaatgccatagagtccaactgacaaagctgccattttctcccggggaactgatctctatcggctggagatcagttgtaaaagcaggagatctccagctagttcctggaggctggcaaccctagctgaaacaCCGGCTGTTCCGGTTCACATTCTGCTCGGCTCTCAAGAGGAAAGAAAACCAGGGAGAGAAATAGCTTCCCTGACCATGGACAAACCTAAAAAGAAACATCCaaccaaataaaaaaaatactggtgAAGTTTTGCAGTTCTAAATTGTGGGCTGTGGTATATTTGGGAGGAAAACCCCCAACAACCAGCAATGCATGTTATTATTTCTCATCTCACTTTAACTGTGAAGCGCACAGAGCTTATTTTGTCTGAGTGTGAAAACCAGTGGTGTGTGTGCGCTGAGTCATTTGTGTTTGAATTGGAGGTGTGGTTTGAACATGATGTGAGCTGGTTTTCAAGAAGCAGGGTGGGATTTTCACCATCTGCCTGAATGGTGTTTGCGGGAGGAGGGGAACCCCCGTGTCCTTTCAAGCCCtgcaatctgtagggttgccagcctccaggtggtggctggagatctcccactattacaactccagccgatcgagatcatcaattcccctggagaaaattgccgctttggccattggagtctatggcattgaagtccctcccctccccaagccctgccctcctcaagctgcaccccaaaaatctccaggtatttcccaacccgccctgacctggatggcccaggctagcctgatctcatcagatctcagaagctaagcagggtcagccctggttagtatttggatgggagaccaccaaggaagaccagggttgctgtgcagaggaaggcactggcaaaccacctctgttagtctcttgccatgaaaaccccaaaaggggtcaccataagtcagctgcaacttgacggcactttacacacacacacatttcccaacccggagctggcaaccctagctctctgGCATCTGCCAGATCTGACCCCAAGGTCCCCCCTTGTAAATTAGAATTTACCCATTCCATATGCTGTAGTACCCAGCCACTAACAattacgttagggttgccaagtccctcttcgccacccgtgggaggtttttgggcggagcctgaggagggcggggtttggggaggggagggacttcaatgccatagagtccaattgccaaagcagccattttctccaggggaactgatgatctcgatcagctggagattagttgtaatagtgggaaatctccagctactactggaggttggcaaccctacagagtgcAGGGCTTGAAAGGACACGggggttcccccctcctgcaAAAGCCATTCAGGCAGATGGTGAAAATCCCACCCTGCTTTTTGAAAATCAGCTCACATCATGTTCAAACCACACCTCCAATTCAAACACAAATATATTCCTTTGGCATATTCAGGAAACCGCATATATACTTACCATTCTCTTTCCAAAATCCTGGCAAGGGCTCGTGAGGGCACTTCCCTTCAGGGGGATCATTCCTTTTGGACTGTTGTCTGTCTTCTTCTTGAAGTATTCGATTCCATCTTCCGAGAGGACCACCCACATCGGTTTCCAGGTGTTGAACATGCTACCCTAGTTTCAAGCCAATGAAAATAACGTTATTTGCTTGGCCTGTTGTGGCAGTCTGGAGGAGAGAATTTTCACGTCAGCCAAAGTCAGCAATGAGTAACGACAGCTACTATACTCATGGATCTGTGTTTGCTTCAATCCCATGAGAGCTAAGAAAAAGTACAGAATCTGGTACTGGATGTAGAAATCAGATATGTGACCCCCTCCAGCATTCATTTTTTAATAAACTATTCTACTTTGTTTTATTTGACCACCAGTGTGAttaatggttagagcaggggtgtcaaacataaggcctgagggccggatctggtcccttgagagttcttatctggcccgtgagccagccgaggcagccaccaccaccaccccactctcgatctggcccagcaaggcatggcccggcccgaccaaacggcatttatgtcatatccggcccttgaaacaaatgagtttgacacccctgggttagagtgttgaacgaggatctgggagacccaggttcgaatccccattcggccatggaaacttgctgggtgactttgggccactaGCCAACCTAGGGCCAGGGTGGGCCATCGAGATCAGGGtgtgggtggtttgccactgcctgccaatCACCACCACAACTGCAGCCCTGTATTTGAGATGATGGTTCTGttggcttgccaggccccgtagctccaccagcaggagctttgtggggctgcGGCTGCAGCGCGTGATGTGTGTGCATGCCTGGCGCGGCGCACGCACACCCCACatggtttacctggaagcgacgcggacactctagcgatctcggcagaaactctatggtttccatagagtttgagccgaggttgccagagcgtctgtGTCGCTTCCAGGTGAACCTGAAAGTGACGCATGCACAGCGTGCGCGCATATGTAAGCGCACTGCCCGcaggccctcagctggtcggtgggcggcctggtggattggtgggattttacctgccaccaccgggcacttggcaaccctatatctgggTTTCTAAAGCAAGCAGCAAAGTTTCCCACAGGCTAAGCCCCTGACACCTCCCCTCTTGCAAACTAAGAACTGGAGAAAGGAAACCACAAGATACAACCCCTGTGATCATGATTAATATGCGTACCCACCCTTTGTGGGTGAAGAACGACCACACATTTCCTTTCAGTGAATGGAATGCCCCTTAATAcaagttttttatatatattagtGACTTAGGAAATACACATACTATGAATTCAGGATGCTTAAACGGCCGCTGGTTCAGCTCACAGTCTGTTCACTAGTTACAGAGGCCCATTTAAGCTGTTTGCAAACAGTTTGCGTCAGTTCGTTGGGTTACTTTTCACGTATTTGGACAATACAATGCAGTGGAATCAGCAGAgtcttagagttgccagatctccaggaggggcctggagttctcctggaatgacaactgacctctagactacagagatcaatcagTTCCCTTGAAAATGTGTtactgacccaaagtcactcagcaagctttcatggtggcggggtgggggggatttgaatgtggaactcccagatcctaatctgacactctgatcacttcaccacactggctgtgaacCCCTGTCTGAGGTGGACTACAGAAAGGTAAACCGATTGGAAGTTTGCAGCTGCCAGACACAGTGATTTTGCCtttgggacataagaacataagaacggccctgctggatcagaccaaggcccatcaagtcccctCCACCattgggcactgtggtggggggatgggttttggattcagggcacgatgaggcttatagagtgatttgaatattgtattagtcgATAAattgtgcgctgaacatgtaatttttttctttttatgtatatgtattttataattttttttctttttttgtgtttattataaaaataaaaaaattattttaaaaaaaaaggcccatcaaggccagcagtccgttcacacagtggccaaccaggtgcctctaggaagcccacaagcaagacgactgcagcagcattattctgcctgtgttacacagcacctaatataacaggcatgctcctctgatcctggagagaatagggatgcatagtgaccagtatccattttgactaggtgtgaaatttgcagcatccctgctATGAATGACCTCTCCTCTAATTTGAAGTTACACAAGACAGCCCATGACTAATGTAGTGATAACACCCACACTAACATGGGCTACAGGGTCTGTCACCATTGGGTATTCCCCAAGAGAGGATTTTGTAATTCTACAAAGGGACTTTTCCTTAAGTACTATTGCCAAATGCAGATATTTTACAGCGAATGTTGGGTACAACGATATTGAAACTGAATGCTGTTTTCTACATTAACGCATCTGCCTTGAAATCTCTTCAGAATTACTTGAAGGATTCTAACTTTTGACTCTAACGGGTTCATGTCCTGCCTCTGAAAAAGACATATGCTCCATGCTccatcttggaaagaaggaggaggaggagttggtttttatatgccgactttctctaccacttaaggaataatcaaactagcttaccatctccttcccttcccctccccacaacagacaccctgtgaggtagatggggctgagagagttcagagagaactgagactagcccaaggtcacccagctggcttcatgtggaggggtggggaaaccagtccagttcaccaggcctccaacttggaaggctttaataggggagtggacatgttcatgaaggagagggctatccatggctactagtaaaaatggatactagtcatgatgcttccctatcctctccaggatcagaggagcaggcctgttatattaggtgctgtggaacacaggcagcacaatgctacagttgtcttgtttgtgggcttcctagaggcacctggttggccactgtgggaacagactgctggacttgatgggcctgggtctgatccagcagggcttttcttatgttcttattagccTCCTcccctcatgaggaggagtgaggaatcaaacccggttctccagactagagtccgctgatcttaaccactacaccacactggctctcagatgcaTGCTCTGACTCTGAGGTGACTGGTGTCATAATAACACAAGAAAggcagtgctggatcagaccaaggtccatcaagtccagcagtccgttcacacggtggccaaccatgtgcttctaggaagcccacaagcaaggcgactgcagcagcattaccctgcctgtgttccaaagcacctaacagaataggcctgttcctctgatcctggagagaataggtatgcatcatgactagtattcattttgactagtagccatcgatagccctctcctccataacaTAACAGActaacataaggaaagccatgctggatcagaccaaggcccatcaagcccagcagtctgttcacacagtggccaaccaggtgcctctaggaagcccccaaacaagacgcctgcagcagcaccatcctgcctgtgttccacagcacctaatataataggcgttcTCCTCTGTGCTTAATGAAGCTAGGGCACATTTTTGCAGAGGATAGGCAAAGTATGCGCTCTAGAATTCATAAGATCATGGAGAGATTGTCCTCATgattgtcccatcaatcaaagatcatttggtgggtacacaagatgGGGTCTTTTTGGAGGCAGCCCCACATTAATGGAACAAGCCTGCATCGGCAACATTGCACTCTTTTCCTCAGGGTGTCTGGATCCAAACACTTTTTGCACAAGTCTCAACTGACGCGCAGCAAATTCTTTCGCTTGATCACACAGCAAAGCTAAGAAAGGTGACCTGTGAACTATCTTGCTAGATGAATAATACTTTTTCTAGGGGAGGAGAAAATGCAAAAATAGCCTCTCCGCAACTTCCCCATTTATTACTTCTCTTTTCCTCTGAGTCTGTTACACCGCATGCTGGTCCTGTAATGATT contains:
- the PLEK gene encoding pleckstrin; amino-acid sequence: MEQEPESEPRRIREGYLVKKGSMFNTWKPMWVVLSEDGIEYFKKKTDNSPKGMIPLKGSALTSPCQDFGKRMFVVKLTTTKQQDHFFQASHLEERDAWVKDIRKAIKCIEGGKRFSRKSTRKSIKLPSSINLGTLYLSMKDPDKGIREMKLEKDKKIFNHCFTGSCVIDWLLSNNSIRNRQEGLLLASALLNEGYFQPAGDASKNAAEGLAETSFLDHQDAFYYFADSGFFCEGNSSDDDTVFIEEFRGTVVKQGCLLKQGHRRKNWKVRKFVLREDPAYLHYYDPAGGEEPLGAIHLRGCVVTAVEDNPNGKKNEVEGNLFEIITANEVHYLLQAATSAERTEWIKAIQIVSRTGK